Proteins encoded in a region of the Bacteroidota bacterium genome:
- a CDS encoding GspE/PulE family protein: MSSLPFDDLAVGPAVQQVDRLITRAAALRASDIHIEPYESSVRIRYRLDGVLHLAGTLAPHQHAALVSRIKVLSGLDIAEKRRPQDGRLRVDRPHSQPPLDLRVSVLATHFGEKVVLRLLDRSALRLDLEALGFDPAPLALLRAAIHRPHGIVLVTGPTGSGKTTTLYAALSEIDTDRLNVSTVEDPIEYDLPGVNQTQARPDIGLGFAEALRAFLRQDPDVLMVGEIRDTETAEIAVRAALTGHLVLATLHTNDAAGAVMRLADMGVAPYLLASSLRLVAAQRLLRTLCSACKRPAQSTGATTAPFESVGCPECNGTGYRGRAAILEALPLVGHAAQEAVRAADSAALRALGQHEGWPSLAEAASRAVSTGTTSQAEALRVTEGLPDTARARSQHERG, from the coding sequence ATGTCATCGCTTCCCTTCGACGACCTCGCGGTAGGGCCTGCTGTTCAGCAAGTCGACCGGCTCATTACGCGCGCGGCAGCCTTGAGGGCATCGGACATTCATATTGAGCCTTACGAGTCATCGGTCCGCATACGCTACCGCCTGGACGGCGTTTTGCACCTCGCAGGTACACTTGCCCCGCACCAGCATGCAGCGCTGGTGAGTCGAATCAAAGTGCTCTCCGGTCTTGATATTGCCGAGAAGCGACGCCCACAAGACGGGCGACTCCGAGTAGACCGTCCCCATTCGCAGCCCCCGCTAGATCTTCGTGTCTCGGTGCTAGCAACCCACTTCGGGGAAAAGGTGGTGCTGCGCCTCCTCGATCGAAGTGCGCTTCGCCTCGACCTCGAAGCCCTGGGTTTCGATCCGGCTCCTCTTGCGCTGCTCCGTGCAGCCATACACCGCCCACATGGTATCGTCTTGGTAACCGGGCCGACAGGCAGCGGGAAAACCACCACACTCTATGCAGCTCTGAGCGAGATAGACACGGACCGGCTAAACGTCTCTACTGTTGAGGACCCCATCGAGTATGATCTGCCGGGAGTCAACCAGACCCAGGCACGGCCTGATATCGGTTTGGGTTTTGCCGAAGCGCTGCGCGCCTTTCTGCGCCAGGATCCCGATGTGTTGATGGTAGGGGAGATCCGTGACACGGAGACGGCTGAGATCGCCGTCCGAGCAGCCCTTACTGGGCACTTAGTGCTCGCTACGCTCCATACGAACGATGCAGCGGGAGCGGTCATGCGTCTTGCTGATATGGGAGTGGCTCCCTATCTACTTGCCTCGTCGCTGCGGCTCGTAGCAGCGCAGCGCCTACTGCGGACACTGTGTTCTGCGTGCAAGCGACCGGCCCAGTCTACAGGCGCAACTACCGCTCCCTTCGAGTCGGTAGGCTGTCCGGAATGCAATGGGACAGGCTACCGAGGTCGGGCTGCGATCCTCGAAGCACTACCGCTGGTCGGTCACGCCGCTCAGGAAGCTGTGCGGGCAGCGGACTCGGCTGCGCTCCGAGCCTTGGGGCAACACGAAGGGTGGCCTTCGCTCGCCGAGGCGGCAAGCAGAGCCGTATCGACAGGTACGACTTCTCAGGCTGAAGCGCTCCGCGTGACGGAAGGCTTGCCGGACACGGCACGTGCGAGAAGCCAGCACGAGCGCGGATGA
- a CDS encoding site-specific integrase, with protein MATVTPILRIPKRDKRGRCPIWLRISDRDGTRYLSLGEKVLPSQWNDRQRRVRKGHPHADLFNQLIAQRLAEARAEILRLKIERTYATADHLKDALADDDAADFFEAGRLHLADLEKQGRVGRYRRIKATLGKLERFACTPLPFDRFTVALLTDFETHCLAPPPQGLGNKQSSVATNLRDLRTLYNYAVKQGLTDGADDPFKRFTIRKGAPPERTKLSFAEVQAIEALGLEEESLIWHVRNYFLFAFYGAGIRFADVATMRQARVIDGEDDNGNSVPDRLQFRAGKTGKLQSVKITPPARRILAHYLDPNEDTKRDPEAFVFPMLEGYDLSTPRKLHNAKSSQNALVNKYLKKIAALAGIETPLSFHIARHSFADVARTSGWSVYDIKNALQHSSLEKTERYLKGFDSDALDARMDDLFGEG; from the coding sequence TTGGCGACCGTCACCCCGATTCTCCGTATCCCCAAGCGCGACAAGCGGGGGCGCTGTCCAATATGGCTCCGCATCTCAGACCGCGATGGGACGCGTTACCTCTCGCTTGGCGAGAAGGTGCTTCCTTCGCAGTGGAACGACAGGCAACGGCGTGTCCGCAAGGGGCACCCCCACGCCGATCTCTTCAACCAACTCATCGCTCAGCGGCTTGCCGAGGCGAGAGCAGAGATCCTGCGACTCAAGATCGAGCGGACATATGCGACGGCCGACCACCTGAAGGACGCGCTCGCTGACGACGATGCTGCCGACTTCTTCGAAGCGGGGCGTCTCCATCTGGCTGATCTGGAGAAGCAGGGGCGTGTAGGTCGTTACCGCCGGATCAAGGCAACGCTCGGCAAACTGGAGCGCTTCGCCTGTACGCCACTCCCGTTCGACCGCTTCACGGTAGCGCTGCTCACCGACTTCGAGACGCACTGCCTCGCGCCGCCGCCGCAGGGGCTGGGTAACAAGCAGTCAAGCGTGGCAACGAACCTCCGGGACCTTCGCACGCTCTACAACTACGCCGTCAAGCAAGGGCTGACCGATGGTGCCGACGACCCGTTCAAACGCTTTACGATCAGAAAGGGCGCACCCCCGGAACGCACGAAGCTGTCTTTTGCCGAGGTACAGGCCATCGAGGCGCTCGGCCTCGAAGAAGAGTCGCTCATCTGGCACGTCCGCAACTACTTTCTCTTCGCCTTCTACGGGGCTGGCATTCGCTTCGCCGATGTGGCGACGATGAGGCAGGCCCGCGTGATCGACGGGGAAGACGACAACGGCAATTCCGTACCTGACCGGCTTCAGTTCCGCGCGGGCAAGACTGGCAAGCTCCAGTCAGTCAAGATCACGCCGCCTGCCCGGCGCATCCTCGCCCACTACCTCGACCCGAATGAGGATACCAAGCGTGACCCCGAGGCGTTCGTCTTCCCGATGCTCGAAGGCTACGACCTCTCGACGCCGCGCAAGCTGCACAACGCCAAAAGCAGCCAGAACGCGCTCGTAAACAAGTACCTCAAGAAGATCGCAGCGCTCGCCGGTATTGAGACGCCGCTCTCGTTCCACATCGCCAGACACAGCTTCGCCGACGTGGCGCGCACCTCGGGGTGGAGTGTCTACGACATCAAGAACGCGCTTCAACACTCCAGCCTGGAGAAGACCGAGCGCTACCTCAAGGGCTTCGATTCCGATGCGCTCGACGCTCGCATGGACGACCTGTTCGGGGAGGGATAG
- a CDS encoding helix-turn-helix domain-containing protein: MNALAKALAADLAQLLRPLVEEAVANALPDIPSSGAEPKAWLTNREAMEYLGLSKATLARYRKDGTLPYSKVGANVFYRFADVDALLKASLRNGD; this comes from the coding sequence ATGAACGCGCTCGCCAAAGCCCTCGCCGCCGACCTCGCCCAACTCCTGCGCCCCCTTGTTGAGGAGGCCGTTGCCAACGCGCTCCCCGACATCCCTTCGTCTGGTGCCGAACCGAAGGCGTGGTTGACTAACCGCGAGGCGATGGAGTACCTCGGCCTCTCGAAGGCCACGCTCGCCCGCTACCGCAAGGACGGCACGCTTCCCTACAGCAAAGTGGGCGCAAACGTGTTCTACCGCTTCGCCGACGTAGACGCCTTACTGAAGGCGTCGCTGCGGAACGGAGACTGA
- a CDS encoding secretin N-terminal domain-containing protein translates to MLSSRFMFERRDIRTCCVVLAGLLGGLLIAGASDARAQTTPTPTAGIIELEERLPRPALEQIGTLNFRGADLRDVLRAIAAESGLNLIVDDSVQGRVTVNFQDVAVIDALRFLAEEYTLALVQTGSIFRVRVPAPAPPPTPPPPPEPVVLFAEGRLTLDLEATPLSTLVRLVTQRSGTNLVLAQGVTGTVSGFVQDAPLDVALRTVLASSGFTLERDGEIFVVTRSTEEGQPIRGRRDVAVEDGRVSLRLRNADVADAVREIARQAAVPIVTYTLPEGRRLTAEADGLTVEQALRVVLRGTGTAFRRETSADGPYFLVGTQAEDGLVATRLLRLGYIAVEGLVELLPPGLQSRATIQPVPEQNALLVSGTNDAIAELEAFLAEVDYPAPQVLIETLVVDLLDTDISNLGFDFGRGLLPGFDSTATPPQPFDYEFRGTTTGELEVVGSGANANDILAPGGDLFGLGGIGKLPADFFFRVRALEQEGRVAVRNRPQVSTLSGNTATISIGTTQYFLLETSTPITGRNDVVIQETQRFEQIEANVTLEITPFVSPYGEVTALIRPSFSTPVGEFSAGIPPTISTQEIEARVRLRDGETIILGGLISDEDVVSDFKIPILGDIPILGRLFRSRSRSKRESELVIYITPHVFYGDGRDDAQWRALADSSGLRLSPLNPQESFWERFWLYDDAVEEDEPEQDDPPETGPPPEPRRENSQGDQGRRSEERGDEDDTIPTVSDDLPPLDIGPVPSDSTGNGSRLRLP, encoded by the coding sequence ATGCTGTCTTCTCGATTCATGTTCGAGCGCCGGGACATACGCACGTGTTGTGTAGTCCTTGCCGGTCTTCTCGGTGGGTTACTCATCGCTGGAGCTTCGGACGCACGTGCGCAGACGACGCCGACGCCTACAGCGGGAATCATTGAGCTGGAAGAGCGGCTACCGCGACCGGCCTTGGAGCAGATTGGCACGCTCAACTTCCGGGGCGCAGACCTCCGAGACGTACTCCGTGCTATCGCCGCCGAATCAGGTTTGAACTTGATCGTGGATGACTCCGTCCAGGGGCGAGTGACAGTCAACTTCCAGGATGTGGCCGTCATTGATGCCCTGCGGTTCCTCGCCGAGGAATACACGCTCGCCCTCGTGCAAACGGGATCCATCTTCCGGGTCCGAGTTCCTGCCCCGGCACCACCGCCCACCCCGCCGCCACCGCCAGAGCCGGTCGTGCTCTTCGCCGAGGGGCGTCTGACGCTAGACCTGGAGGCTACGCCACTTTCGACGCTGGTGCGGCTCGTGACGCAGCGTTCAGGCACTAATCTCGTCCTAGCGCAAGGCGTCACGGGCACTGTATCGGGCTTCGTACAAGATGCTCCGCTCGACGTGGCACTCCGTACCGTGCTTGCCTCATCGGGCTTCACGTTGGAACGCGATGGTGAGATTTTCGTCGTGACGCGCTCGACTGAAGAGGGGCAACCTATTCGGGGACGCCGTGACGTGGCTGTAGAAGACGGCCGCGTGTCACTTCGCTTGAGGAACGCTGATGTGGCGGACGCGGTGCGCGAGATTGCGCGTCAAGCTGCGGTGCCTATCGTGACCTACACGCTCCCGGAGGGGCGACGTCTTACAGCAGAAGCGGACGGCCTCACCGTCGAGCAAGCCCTTCGTGTTGTTCTCCGGGGCACAGGGACCGCTTTCCGCCGCGAAACAAGTGCAGACGGGCCGTACTTCCTCGTGGGCACACAGGCGGAGGACGGCCTCGTCGCCACGCGCCTTCTTCGACTAGGCTACATCGCTGTCGAGGGACTTGTGGAGTTGCTCCCGCCTGGCCTCCAGAGTCGTGCGACCATACAACCGGTACCCGAGCAAAACGCGCTGCTCGTCTCTGGGACGAACGACGCCATCGCCGAGTTGGAGGCGTTCCTTGCCGAGGTAGACTATCCTGCTCCTCAGGTGCTCATCGAGACGCTGGTAGTCGACCTGCTCGACACGGACATCAGCAACCTCGGCTTTGACTTCGGGCGCGGCCTACTACCTGGCTTTGACTCGACGGCGACACCTCCCCAGCCCTTCGACTACGAATTCCGAGGTACGACGACGGGCGAGCTTGAGGTGGTTGGTAGCGGAGCCAACGCGAATGACATCCTCGCCCCAGGGGGCGACCTCTTCGGTCTCGGCGGCATCGGAAAGCTCCCCGCCGACTTCTTCTTTCGGGTGCGTGCACTGGAGCAGGAGGGACGTGTGGCTGTGCGCAACCGCCCGCAGGTCTCGACGCTCTCGGGCAACACGGCCACCATTTCGATTGGGACGACGCAGTACTTCCTCCTGGAGACCTCGACGCCCATCACTGGCCGCAACGATGTAGTGATTCAGGAGACGCAGCGCTTCGAGCAAATCGAGGCCAACGTAACACTCGAGATTACGCCGTTCGTGAGCCCCTACGGCGAGGTGACCGCGCTCATCCGCCCGAGCTTCTCAACGCCTGTCGGCGAGTTTTCCGCAGGCATTCCGCCGACGATCTCGACCCAGGAGATCGAAGCGCGGGTACGGTTGCGGGATGGGGAGACAATCATCCTAGGAGGTCTAATCTCGGACGAGGACGTGGTGTCCGATTTCAAAATCCCGATCCTCGGCGACATCCCGATTCTGGGGCGGCTCTTTCGTAGCCGTTCACGCTCGAAGCGAGAGAGCGAACTCGTGATCTACATCACCCCCCACGTCTTCTACGGCGACGGACGCGACGACGCACAGTGGCGGGCACTCGCCGACTCGTCAGGCTTGCGGCTCTCGCCGCTGAACCCCCAGGAGTCCTTTTGGGAGCGTTTCTGGCTCTACGACGACGCGGTTGAGGAAGATGAACCAGAGCAGGATGACCCTCCGGAGACAGGCCCTCCGCCAGAGCCTCGGCGTGAAAACAGCCAGGGTGACCAGGGGCGTCGTTCTGAGGAGCGAGGCGACGAAGACGACACAATACCTACGGTCTCAGATGATCTACCCCCACTCGACATAGGTCCGGTCCCATCAGATTCTACAGGGAACGGGTCTCGTCTACGACTGCCCTGA